The genomic window CACGAGCGAAATCGTAACGGCAAGCAAACTTAACGAAATAGTCATATAAGGGACTTTCAGCTTCCAGTAACCATCAAGCCAAATACCCGCATAGGTAAAAAGTCCAATAGTTGCCACCATCTGAAATGCCAAACCCGAATACTTTGCATATAAGTTTGCGGATTTACGAAAGTTTTTTGATTTATCGTCTTCCACAAAAGCCTATTTTGTAGTTTGTTGTTGGCTCACCGTGTTGCCCATTTTACAAAGGCCATTAAATACAGCTCCTGCTTCTACCACCAATTTAGCCGTATTAATATCTCCATTGATAACTGAAGTAGTTTTTAACGTCAAAAGCTCGGCTATATCTGTTTTTCCTTTTACTGTTCCCGCAATTTCTGCATTTTGAGCAGTGATATTACCCTCTATTTCAGCAGATTGCCCCAAAACTATTTTGGCTTTAGAAACCAAATTGCCAATTAAACGGCCTTCAATTCTAATATTTCCATTCGTAATAATATTACCCTCAATCACAGTTCCTTTTCCGATAATATTATTAGAACTGCTCGCATCTTCTGCGGTTCTTTGCTCCTCTTTGCTGCCAAATAGTGCCATAAGTTTTTGGTTAAAATTGAATTAGTAAGACAGTAATATGTAA from Flexibacter flexilis DSM 6793 includes these protein-coding regions:
- a CDS encoding AtpZ/AtpI family protein, whose protein sequence is MEDDKSKNFRKSANLYAKYSGLAFQMVATIGLFTYAGIWLDGYWKLKVPYMTISLSLLAVTISLVAVIRDLGKDNS
- a CDS encoding bactofilin family protein, which codes for MALFGSKEEQRTAEDASSSNNIIGKGTVIEGNIITNGNIRIEGRLIGNLVSKAKIVLGQSAEIEGNITAQNAEIAGTVKGKTDIAELLTLKTTSVINGDINTAKLVVEAGAVFNGLCKMGNTVSQQQTTK